Proteins from a genomic interval of Fodinicurvata sp. EGI_FJ10296:
- a CDS encoding Rpn family recombination-promoting nuclease/putative transposase, whose protein sequence is MRTPAIPHDALFKALLDDPVRAAAVLRDYVPPEIAAMLEDSLPEPVDGSFADEALASSQSDRLFRIRTRDGRAGFVYTLLEHKSAVDVATPLQLGTYLLRIWRRYGAEPSGDLRRLPPIIPIVFYHGMQRWTVPTTIADCIDADEALTDQIRDFRYMVHHLNQRPEETLSGNREVEAVFLAFKHLRDENVPAEILVRIMKLPGGDSQLLKQLIHYILINQPSIDSEKWRDLVAAARPGEEDEVMSIAIRQWQEEGRPRDWQKEKPGVGPTASSAFWRHGSGRRI, encoded by the coding sequence ATGCGCACGCCCGCCATTCCGCATGACGCTCTGTTCAAGGCGTTGCTTGACGACCCGGTCCGCGCGGCAGCCGTGTTGCGCGACTACGTGCCTCCGGAAATCGCCGCAATGCTGGAGGACTCTTTACCCGAACCGGTCGACGGCAGTTTCGCTGACGAAGCTCTGGCGAGCAGCCAGAGCGATCGCCTGTTCAGGATCCGGACCCGGGACGGGCGGGCCGGCTTCGTCTATACGCTGCTGGAACACAAGAGCGCGGTGGATGTCGCCACGCCGCTCCAGCTTGGTACATACCTGTTGCGGATCTGGCGGCGATACGGCGCTGAACCAAGTGGTGATTTGCGCCGGCTGCCACCGATCATTCCCATCGTCTTCTATCACGGAATGCAGCGCTGGACGGTTCCGACGACGATTGCGGACTGCATTGATGCGGACGAAGCGCTGACGGACCAAATCCGCGACTTCCGGTATATGGTGCATCATCTGAACCAGAGACCCGAAGAAACATTGTCCGGCAACCGCGAGGTGGAGGCGGTCTTTCTGGCATTCAAGCATTTACGCGATGAGAACGTTCCGGCCGAAATTCTGGTTCGAATCATGAAGCTGCCCGGCGGCGACAGCCAATTGCTGAAACAGCTGATCCATTATATTCTGATAAATCAGCCGTCTATCGACAGCGAAAAATGGCGGGATCTTGTCGCCGCCGCCAGACCGGGTGAGGAGGATGAAGTGATGTCGATCGCCATCCGCCAGTGGCAGGAAGAAGGGCGTCCCAGGGACTGGCAGAAGGAGAAGCCAGGGGTCGGGCCAACAGCCTCGTCCGCGTTCTGGAGGCACGGTTCGGGTCGGCGGATATAA
- a CDS encoding DNA polymerase III subunit gamma/tau produces the protein MADTPDPPNDTPLAGAAPEDAADTMSASADGGDYRVLARKYRPGTFDQLIGQDALVRTLTNALRTGRMAHAFILTGVRGVGKTTTARIIARAINCTGPDGTGGPTPTPCGQCDACISIAADRNVDVIEIDAASNTGVDNIREIIEAVRYAPVSVRYKIYIIDEVHMLSRAAFNALLKTLEEPPDHAKFIFATTEIRKVPVTVLSRCQRFDLRRVDSSLLQRHFGRIVELEGAAIEPDALGMISRAADGSVRDGLSLLDQAIGQAGQGDAGGYDSSPENGPAVTVTADQVREMLGLADRTRIIDLFESLVTGRAADALALAADLSASGADPVVVTQDLLDFTHFLTRWKVVPDLASDPTLPEAEIRRGSALAEQLSMPALTRCWQILLKGLGEIQAAPDPTAALDMVLIRLIHGAALPTPDDLLKKLASLPQDAARSPSGPAPDGNSGPPPHQAAGNGRTVTTAASPSNQQHNAPVTSGHSASAPTAGGSAAEGSAAVGRSPRTSPHSSALPSPQSSLGVSPDTAADAFPIGDADPANRRPDPETVASGTILPGSFRELVDMIAEQGDPLIHAHLYSFVHIVRYEPRRLEFRPRAGAPDTLASQIMQLLQNLSGERWMVSVSRDEGEPTLSQQDESARKRRLEEAAENPTVKALFNSFPNAQILDIHAVRGAAVAGRRDSTPSGPGTFSPAIPGEAGHEGGDPFGDDGYPIDDDTEFYPDHGFPDYGIDEAGDEFE, from the coding sequence GTGGCCGACACTCCTGACCCACCGAACGATACGCCCCTCGCGGGCGCTGCGCCGGAAGACGCGGCCGACACGATGTCGGCCAGCGCGGACGGCGGCGACTATCGCGTCCTTGCCCGAAAATACCGACCCGGCACATTCGACCAGCTGATTGGCCAGGACGCCCTCGTCCGGACGCTGACCAACGCGCTTCGTACCGGCCGAATGGCGCATGCCTTTATTCTGACCGGCGTGCGCGGCGTCGGCAAAACCACGACGGCCCGAATCATCGCACGGGCAATCAATTGCACCGGTCCGGACGGCACCGGTGGGCCGACGCCGACACCCTGTGGCCAGTGTGACGCCTGCATCAGCATAGCCGCCGACCGCAACGTGGACGTGATCGAGATCGACGCCGCTTCTAATACAGGTGTCGACAATATCCGCGAAATCATCGAGGCGGTGCGCTATGCACCCGTCTCCGTTCGCTACAAGATCTATATTATCGACGAAGTCCACATGCTGTCGCGGGCGGCTTTCAACGCTCTGCTCAAGACGCTGGAAGAACCTCCCGATCACGCGAAGTTCATCTTCGCGACGACCGAGATTCGGAAGGTTCCCGTTACCGTTCTTTCCCGGTGCCAGCGTTTCGACCTGCGGCGCGTGGACAGCAGTCTGCTTCAGCGTCATTTCGGCCGGATCGTGGAACTCGAAGGCGCGGCGATCGAGCCGGACGCCCTGGGAATGATCTCCCGCGCTGCCGATGGGTCGGTGCGCGACGGCCTCAGCCTTCTCGATCAGGCCATCGGCCAGGCTGGCCAGGGAGATGCCGGGGGGTACGACAGCTCGCCGGAGAACGGCCCCGCGGTCACCGTCACGGCGGATCAGGTTCGGGAAATGCTCGGTCTTGCCGACCGGACGCGGATCATCGATCTGTTCGAAAGCCTCGTCACCGGCCGAGCCGCCGATGCGCTGGCGCTGGCCGCCGACCTGTCCGCCAGCGGCGCCGATCCCGTTGTGGTGACGCAGGATCTGCTGGACTTCACCCATTTCCTGACACGCTGGAAGGTCGTCCCCGACCTGGCGAGCGACCCGACACTGCCCGAAGCGGAAATCCGGCGCGGCAGCGCCCTTGCCGAGCAGCTGTCGATGCCCGCCCTGACACGGTGCTGGCAGATCCTGCTGAAAGGCCTGGGCGAGATCCAGGCGGCGCCCGACCCGACCGCCGCGCTGGATATGGTGCTGATCCGCCTGATACACGGCGCCGCCCTGCCGACGCCGGACGACCTGCTGAAGAAGCTGGCCTCCCTGCCTCAGGACGCCGCCCGATCGCCATCGGGTCCGGCACCCGATGGAAATAGTGGGCCGCCCCCTCACCAGGCTGCCGGGAACGGACGGACCGTTACGACGGCCGCCTCACCGTCGAACCAGCAGCACAATGCGCCGGTCACCAGCGGCCACTCAGCTTCTGCGCCCACAGCGGGGGGATCGGCGGCGGAAGGATCGGCGGCGGTCGGGCGATCTCCCCGAACGTCCCCCCATTCGTCCGCCCTACCATCCCCCCAATCATCTCTGGGCGTTTCGCCAGACACCGCTGCCGACGCGTTCCCGATCGGCGATGCCGATCCCGCCAACCGACGGCCCGACCCCGAAACGGTTGCCAGCGGGACGATTCTTCCCGGCAGTTTCCGTGAACTCGTCGATATGATCGCCGAACAGGGTGATCCGCTCATCCATGCGCATCTGTACTCGTTCGTCCACATCGTCCGCTACGAGCCCCGCCGGCTGGAATTCCGGCCGCGCGCCGGTGCGCCCGACACGCTCGCCAGCCAGATCATGCAACTTCTGCAAAATCTGAGCGGCGAACGATGGATGGTCAGCGTCTCGCGAGACGAAGGCGAACCGACCCTTTCCCAGCAGGACGAGAGCGCGCGCAAGCGCCGCCTGGAGGAAGCCGCAGAGAATCCGACGGTAAAGGCCCTTTTCAACAGCTTCCCCAATGCGCAGATACTCGATATTCATGCGGTGCGCGGCGCCGCTGTCGCTGGCCGCCGGGATTCGACCCCGTCAGGTCCAGGCACCTTTTCCCCTGCCATCCCGGGAGAGGCTGGTCACGAGGGCGGCGACCCGTTTGGCGACGACGGCTACCCGATAGACGACGACACAGAGTTCTATCCCGATCACGGCTTCCCCGATTACGGGATCGATGAAGCCGGTGACGAATTCGAATAG
- a CDS encoding YbaB/EbfC family nucleoid-associated protein, translating to MKNLSQMMKQAQEMQSKMADMQTQLGEIEVTGQSGGGMIVATMNGRGEMRSIKIDKSLIDPEDPEVLEDLVVAAINDAKAKVEVRVQEETQKVMGDMKLPPGMKLPF from the coding sequence ATGAAGAATCTCAGCCAGATGATGAAGCAGGCACAGGAGATGCAGTCCAAGATGGCGGACATGCAGACCCAGCTTGGAGAAATCGAGGTCACCGGCCAATCCGGCGGCGGCATGATCGTCGCCACGATGAATGGCCGTGGCGAGATGCGTTCCATCAAGATCGACAAGTCGCTCATCGATCCCGAAGACCCCGAAGTTCTTGAGGATCTGGTCGTCGCGGCGATCAACGACGCCAAGGCAAAGGTCGAGGTTCGGGTGCAGGAAGAAACGCAAAAGGTGATGGGCGACATGAAGCTGCCGCCGGGCATGAAACTGCCATTCTGA
- a CDS encoding aspartate-semialdehyde dehydrogenase produces MGYKVAVVGATGNVGQEMLQILAERDFPADTVVPLASSRSIGTEVSYGEETILKVRDLDDYDFAGTDIALSSPGASVSAQFAPRAAEAGCVVIDNTSQFRMDPDIPLVVPEVNPEALSGYARRNIIANPNCSTIQMVVALKPLHDLAGIKRVVVSTYQSVSGSGREAMDELFNQTRGVFVNDPVEKSKFTKQIAFNVIPHIDVFMDDGATREEWKMAAETKKIMGSSIKVHATCVRVPVFVGHGEAVSIEFENEIDVESARRALRAAPGVIVVDHRADEGYVTPIECAGEDAVYVSRIREDPTVENGLSMWVVSDNLRKGAALNTVQIAERLIADHLG; encoded by the coding sequence ATGGGGTACAAGGTCGCGGTCGTCGGTGCCACGGGCAATGTCGGGCAGGAAATGTTGCAGATCCTGGCTGAGCGGGACTTCCCTGCCGACACAGTGGTTCCACTGGCGTCATCCCGGTCTATCGGGACGGAAGTTTCATACGGCGAGGAGACGATCCTCAAAGTCAGGGATCTGGATGACTACGACTTTGCCGGCACTGATATTGCGCTGTCATCGCCCGGCGCGAGCGTGTCGGCGCAATTCGCCCCTCGCGCTGCCGAGGCGGGATGTGTCGTCATCGATAACACCTCTCAGTTCCGCATGGACCCGGATATCCCGCTGGTCGTGCCCGAAGTGAACCCGGAGGCGTTGTCAGGTTACGCCCGGCGCAACATCATTGCCAATCCGAATTGTTCGACGATTCAAATGGTCGTCGCGCTGAAGCCGCTTCATGACCTCGCCGGCATCAAGCGCGTGGTGGTTTCCACCTACCAGTCCGTTTCCGGTTCGGGGCGCGAGGCCATGGACGAGCTTTTCAATCAGACCCGGGGCGTCTTCGTCAACGACCCCGTGGAGAAGTCGAAGTTCACCAAGCAGATCGCCTTCAACGTCATCCCGCATATCGATGTCTTCATGGACGACGGCGCCACCAGGGAAGAATGGAAGATGGCCGCCGAGACCAAGAAGATCATGGGATCGTCGATCAAGGTGCACGCCACTTGCGTCCGCGTCCCGGTCTTTGTCGGCCATGGCGAAGCCGTGTCCATCGAATTCGAAAACGAGATCGACGTCGAGAGCGCCCGGCGCGCATTGCGGGCGGCACCCGGCGTGATCGTCGTGGATCATCGCGCGGACGAAGGCTATGTCACGCCCATCGAATGCGCGGGCGAAGACGCGGTGTATGTCAGCCGGATTCGTGAGGACCCGACGGTCGAAAACGGGCTGTCGATGTGGGTTGTCTCGGATAATCTGCGCAAGGGCGCGGCCCTGAACACGGTTCAGATCGCCGAGCGGCTCATTGCCGACCATCTCGGCTGA
- the recR gene encoding recombination mediator RecR, translating to MMGPEIERLISLLARLPGFGPRSAKRAALHLLNHRESALEPLALAMSDAAESVRNCSRCGNLDSSDPCSICTDPQREISTICVVEQVADLWALERTHAFSGRYHVLGGTLSALDGVGPDDLRIDALAARCAAPEIAEVILALNATVDGQTTAHYITDTLDGCDVRVTRLAHGVPVGGELDYLDDGTLTAALRSRRQYED from the coding sequence ATGATGGGACCGGAAATCGAGCGGCTGATTTCCCTGCTTGCCAGGCTGCCTGGATTCGGGCCTCGTTCGGCCAAGCGCGCCGCCCTTCACCTGCTCAACCACCGCGAAAGCGCTCTGGAGCCACTGGCATTGGCCATGTCGGATGCGGCTGAATCGGTACGGAATTGCAGCCGGTGCGGCAATCTCGACAGCAGCGACCCATGCAGCATTTGCACAGACCCGCAACGCGAGATCTCGACAATCTGTGTCGTGGAACAGGTTGCCGATCTCTGGGCGCTGGAACGGACGCACGCGTTTTCCGGGCGGTATCATGTGCTGGGCGGAACGCTATCGGCATTGGACGGCGTCGGGCCTGACGATCTGCGGATCGACGCGCTGGCCGCCCGATGCGCCGCTCCGGAGATTGCCGAGGTCATTCTCGCCCTGAATGCGACCGTCGATGGACAAACGACCGCGCATTATATTACCGATACACTGGACGGTTGCGACGTCCGGGTAACGCGCCTGGCGCATGGTGTCCCGGTTGGCGGGGAACTGGACTATCTCGACGACGGCACCCTGACGGCTGCGCTGCGCAGCCGACGGCAATACGAAGACTGA
- a CDS encoding NAD(P)-dependent oxidoreductase, with protein MTDIAFLGLGIMGTGMVRNLLKAGHDLAVWNRTTRPLAEELSGAQVAPSISEAVGDRDIVMLCLTGPDAQRAVFYGGSATGNGGADGLIAALTPGKVVIDLTTTDPELTKALAAAVTDKGAAYIDAPVFGSRNEAWEGTLDIVCGGQRGTFDKVRPLLDVLAKSVHYMGPTGSGATMKLVGNLLVAAQILSTGEALSMARKAGLDTDAMMGVLNVTDYSSGVVVGTASATLAGDFSPNFYLKHMLKDARLIGTHAQALGIAAPSAALIAEMYQAALNAGLGDENASALHKLSFTLSGLDTPSA; from the coding sequence TCAAGGCGGGGCACGACCTTGCCGTCTGGAATCGAACCACGCGGCCCCTGGCCGAGGAACTCTCCGGGGCTCAGGTCGCCCCGAGTATTTCCGAAGCTGTCGGGGACCGCGACATCGTCATGCTCTGCCTGACCGGACCGGACGCCCAGCGTGCCGTGTTCTATGGGGGAAGCGCGACCGGCAATGGCGGCGCCGACGGGCTGATTGCCGCCCTCACCCCGGGGAAAGTCGTCATCGATCTGACGACCACCGACCCCGAGTTGACGAAGGCTTTGGCTGCGGCCGTCACGGACAAGGGAGCCGCCTACATCGATGCACCCGTCTTCGGGAGCCGCAACGAGGCATGGGAAGGGACGCTCGACATCGTCTGCGGCGGGCAGCGGGGAACATTCGACAAGGTGAGACCACTTTTGGACGTGCTGGCCAAATCCGTGCACTACATGGGGCCGACCGGCAGTGGCGCAACCATGAAGCTTGTCGGCAACCTGCTGGTCGCCGCCCAGATCCTGTCGACCGGCGAGGCATTGTCCATGGCCCGCAAGGCCGGGCTTGATACCGACGCCATGATGGGTGTGCTGAACGTTACCGATTACAGCTCAGGTGTGGTGGTCGGCACAGCATCGGCCACGCTGGCTGGTGACTTCTCGCCCAATTTCTACCTCAAGCATATGCTCAAGGACGCCCGTCTGATCGGCACCCACGCCCAGGCGCTGGGCATCGCCGCGCCATCGGCAGCCCTGATCGCCGAAATGTATCAGGCGGCTCTCAACGCCGGTCTCGGCGATGAAAACGCCTCGGCACTTCACAAACTTTCATTCACGCTTTCGGGGCTGGACACGCCGTCGGCATAG
- the nudC gene encoding NAD(+) diphosphatase: MTRIILYASDTLDRGTQHRSDDNAIARRLSDPDALVLPVWRGQHLRPGEVGDVTIAADALPGEFRRWLLENADYAVYLGQFGDRPVIATGLSALAEEALISVCPATWTPVSLRTISPLVDHHEAALLAYAQALVWWRDHNRFCGVCGHRTVVINGGHAIRCADPDCNHTIFPRTDPAVIVLVHDGDRALLGRPAHWPAGLHSVIAGFVEPGETIEGAVRREVAEETGIIVDEVSYRDSQPWPFPQSLMLGFRARATTREISLNDQELEHAAWYDRQTLMAVDRNADPATAPFALPRGDSIARRLIEEWLQEV, encoded by the coding sequence ATGACCAGAATCATTCTTTACGCCTCCGATACGCTGGATCGCGGAACGCAACATCGTTCGGACGACAACGCCATTGCCCGACGTTTGAGCGATCCCGACGCTCTGGTGCTGCCGGTTTGGCGGGGCCAGCATCTGCGGCCCGGCGAAGTTGGCGACGTGACGATTGCGGCGGATGCCTTGCCGGGCGAATTCCGGCGCTGGCTTCTGGAGAATGCCGACTATGCGGTCTATCTCGGGCAGTTCGGCGACCGTCCTGTTATTGCGACGGGACTGTCGGCGTTGGCCGAAGAGGCCCTGATTTCGGTCTGTCCGGCGACGTGGACACCGGTATCGCTTCGGACGATTTCTCCGCTGGTCGACCATCACGAGGCGGCACTGCTGGCTTATGCCCAGGCGCTGGTCTGGTGGCGCGATCATAATCGCTTCTGCGGCGTTTGCGGGCACAGGACCGTGGTCATCAACGGCGGCCACGCCATCCGGTGCGCCGATCCCGATTGCAATCATACGATATTCCCGCGCACGGATCCGGCTGTGATCGTTCTGGTCCATGACGGCGATCGGGCGCTACTGGGCCGGCCCGCCCATTGGCCAGCCGGTCTGCATTCCGTGATCGCCGGGTTTGTGGAGCCGGGTGAAACGATCGAGGGCGCCGTCCGGCGCGAAGTCGCCGAAGAAACGGGCATAATCGTCGACGAGGTCAGCTATCGGGACAGTCAGCCCTGGCCGTTTCCTCAATCCCTGATGCTCGGCTTTCGCGCGCGGGCCACGACCCGGGAAATCAGCTTGAACGACCAGGAACTGGAGCACGCCGCGTGGTATGACCGGCAGACCCTGATGGCGGTCGACCGCAACGCCGATCCGGCGACCGCGCCTTTCGCCCTGCCGCGGGGGGACAGCATTGCCCGGCGCCTGATCGAGGAATGGCTGCAGGAAGTCTGA
- the lpdA gene encoding dihydrolipoyl dehydrogenase, with protein sequence MADKSYDVVVIGSGPGGYVCAIRCAQLGLKTACIEKDATLGGTCLNVGCIPSKALLQASEKYTEAREHLKDFGVSVGEVGLDLKAMMKHKDKTIDGNVKGVEFLFKKNKIDRLNGHGRITGKNAVEVTGADGKTTSVEAKSIVVATGSESIPLPNVPVDEKKIVSSTGALSLPEVPKSMVVVGGGYIGLEMASVWSRLGAEVTIVEFLDRIVPGCDGEVGKAMQKILQRQGLKFKLSTKVTSAEATKNGVKLTVEPAKGGDAEVMDVDVVLVAIGRRPFTQDLGLETAGVEVDDRGRIKTDGEWKTTADGVYAIGDVIEGKMLAHKAEDEGVAVAEILAGQSGHLDPDTIPGVVYTAPEVAQVGKTEEELKEAGVDYKVGKFPFTANGRARAMNATDGFVKVLADKTTDKVLGVHILGAEAGTMIAECVLAMEFGASAEDIARTCHAHPTLNEAVKEAALAVDGRALHM encoded by the coding sequence ATGGCAGACAAGAGCTACGACGTCGTCGTCATCGGCAGCGGTCCCGGGGGCTATGTATGCGCCATTCGATGCGCGCAGCTCGGCCTCAAGACCGCCTGTATCGAAAAGGACGCCACGCTCGGCGGCACCTGCCTGAATGTCGGCTGCATCCCGTCGAAAGCTCTGCTCCAGGCGTCCGAGAAATACACCGAAGCCCGTGAACACCTGAAAGACTTCGGCGTATCCGTCGGCGAGGTTGGCCTCGACCTAAAGGCTATGATGAAGCACAAGGACAAGACGATCGACGGTAACGTCAAAGGCGTCGAATTCCTGTTCAAGAAGAACAAGATCGATCGGCTCAACGGTCATGGCCGGATTACGGGCAAGAATGCCGTCGAAGTCACCGGCGCTGACGGCAAGACGACGTCGGTCGAGGCGAAGTCGATCGTCGTCGCTACCGGTTCGGAATCCATTCCTCTGCCGAATGTACCTGTCGACGAAAAAAAGATCGTCTCGTCCACCGGTGCGCTTTCCCTGCCGGAAGTGCCGAAATCAATGGTCGTTGTCGGCGGCGGTTATATCGGCCTGGAGATGGCATCGGTCTGGTCGCGTCTGGGAGCCGAGGTCACGATCGTCGAGTTCCTCGATCGCATCGTCCCCGGCTGCGACGGCGAAGTGGGCAAGGCCATGCAGAAGATCCTCCAGCGTCAGGGTCTGAAGTTCAAGCTGTCGACAAAGGTGACCAGCGCCGAGGCGACGAAGAACGGGGTCAAGCTGACCGTCGAGCCGGCCAAGGGCGGTGACGCGGAAGTCATGGATGTCGACGTCGTCCTGGTCGCCATCGGGCGCCGACCCTTCACGCAGGATCTCGGTCTCGAAACCGCTGGCGTCGAGGTCGACGATCGAGGACGGATCAAGACCGACGGCGAATGGAAAACGACGGCCGACGGCGTCTATGCAATCGGCGACGTGATCGAAGGCAAGATGCTCGCCCACAAGGCAGAGGATGAAGGCGTCGCGGTGGCTGAGATTCTTGCCGGCCAGTCGGGTCATCTCGACCCCGACACGATCCCGGGTGTGGTTTACACCGCACCGGAGGTCGCGCAGGTCGGCAAGACCGAGGAAGAGCTGAAAGAGGCAGGCGTCGACTACAAGGTTGGCAAGTTCCCCTTCACGGCCAACGGCCGCGCCCGGGCGATGAATGCGACGGACGGCTTCGTCAAGGTGCTGGCCGACAAGACAACCGACAAGGTTCTGGGCGTCCATATCCTGGGCGCGGAAGCCGGAACCATGATCGCCGAATGCGTCCTGGCAATGGAGTTCGGCGCATCGGCCGAAGACATCGCCCGCACCTGCCACGCTCACCCAACGCTCAACGAAGCGGTCAAGGAAGCCGCACTCGCCGTGGATGGCCGAGCCCTCCATATGTAG